The Apium graveolens cultivar Ventura unplaced genomic scaffold, ASM990537v1 ctg3784, whole genome shotgun sequence genomic sequence TGCTGAAAGATGGAGTGAAGAAGACGAGCAAATATTTGAAGAGGTGGTAATGTCTAATACCTCATCAGCGGGTAAGAACTTTTGGGACCGTCTCTCAGAAGTTTTTCCTTCCCGGACGGAAATGGAGATTGTTAGCTATTATTTTAATGTCTTTATGCTGAGGAAAAGGGCCAAACAAAACAGGTCTAAGTCAATGAACATCGACAGTGATGATGATGAGTggcaagaaagtgaagatgaaTTTGAGGGCTGTGAGAATGATACAGAATCCGAAGAAGATGAGGATTCTGTAGTTGAATATCCTGCATGTGAAGGCATTCCTGGTTGGAATGGGATCAATGCTGGTTCATGTGAATATGGAACTGGAGTTGTGAAAGATACATCTCATCAGTACAATACTGATATTGGTGACCTTGATGGAATTTACAGTCTGTCAGAAACATGGAAGCATAACGATTACGGGACTTATCCTATGTTTTCCCCCTCACAGACCCTCGTGGATGTATGGGGAAATCATGATTTGAATAATCACTCACCATCTGGCACAGGTTCTGAACTTCAGGCTAGTAAAATGAAGGCTGGCCATAGCAAAAGTTTTGCTGCAACTTTTAATGGAGCGAGTGCTAAAGGCGGCCATGACTTTTTTCCGGGACCATGTGATGATAAAGTCTGGGGTGATGATAAAGTGTGGGATTTTGGATATGCACCCTGCCGTAGCAATGATGTTGAGTTTCTTTCCACAAGCAACGTGATGGAGGTCTTTGGAGttgaagatttcattgacaaGGCTAGAGATGATAAGCTGCATTAAATTGTTCAGATGACACCATAGACAGCCTAGGAAGTGAacccattttttttcttcataTGTACATATATGTACAGTTTTGTATGGGCAGAAAAACTCTTTCTGTTACCGTAAATTGGTTTTCTCAAGTCATTAACCCCTGGTCTGGGAGACTGAGAAAATATAACAGGATTAGTTGTTGTAAACTCTTAGGAGGGCAGTATGACCCAATTGATAAAAAAAATGCAAATATTTTGAATGATTAGTTG encodes the following:
- the LOC141701365 gene encoding uncharacterized protein LOC141701365 produces the protein MSSLKSCVSNCKGYDGSANHLVEGDVYTETRNITELHKECAEYSSGGNSNSSWASSCTSEDDFRFSEAPVHKSVPLENDEPDYPSRTLGRSRDAYARLMDLPPQKLVPIGSDYQADIPEWRSYGSNDSGVNNKFLRHHVVKAREDIRRLVGQECFAGLGLNEMGEVVAERWSEEDEQIFEEVVMSNTSSAGKNFWDRLSEVFPSRTEMEIVSYYFNVFMLRKRAKQNRSKSMNIDSDDDEWQESEDEFEGCENDTESEEDEDSVVEYPACEGIPGWNGINAGSCEYGTGVVKDTSHQYNTDIGDLDGIYSLSETWKHNDYGTYPMFSPSQTLVDVWGNHDLNNHSPSGTGSELQASKMKAGHSKSFAATFNGASAKGGHDFFPGPCDDKVWGDDKVWDFGYAPCRSNDVEFLSTSNVMEVFGVEDFIDKARDDKLH